A DNA window from Phragmites australis chromosome 11, lpPhrAust1.1, whole genome shotgun sequence contains the following coding sequences:
- the LOC133884601 gene encoding probable membrane-associated kinase regulator 3 — MERPPTLVIQDDYIDMDLTPTATPLQPSSPRFEFQSAGAGGSKNREEAFASPADELFYKGNLLPLHLPPRLQLVQRLLQEQQVEQVQGVKRDAVEGGDDAAKVCAAKKQSWAKRLKVVRRWASREYIRSLFLTKPCDIVVDSNGSGSVSARGSALDQEEVCSHRMSFSGIIRRVRLVATKASPPPGVSPLCSSSSSSSSSTPSCGNANGFFRAAATPALKRSSSAGSEEGAIQGAIAHCKRSHLLQQGMMVSARRSVSDVVFYSVTNTPRASSVAAGEAAQERQEMCRG, encoded by the coding sequence ATGGAGAGGCCCCCGACACTGGTGATCCAGGACGACTACATCGACATGGACCTCACCCCGACCGCCACGCCGCTGCAGccctcctcgccccgcttcgaGTTCCagagcgccggcgccggcggcagcaAGAACAGGGAGGAGGCCTTCGCGTCGCCGGCGGACGAGCTGTTCTACAAGGGCAACCTGCTCCCGCTCCACCTGCCGCCGCGGCTGCAGCTCGTGCAGAGGCTGCTGCAGGAGCAGCAGGTTGAGCAGGTGCAAGGGGTCAAGAGGGATGCGGTGGAGGGGGGAGACGACGCCGCCAAGGTGTGCGCCGCCAAGAAGCAGTCTTGGGCCAAGAGGCTCAAGGTGGTGAGGCGGTGGGCGTCCAGGGAGTACATCAGGTCCCTCTTCTTGACCAAGCCCTGCGACATTGTTGTCGACAGCAATGGCAGCGGCAGCGTCAGTGCGAGGGGGAGCGCGCTGGATCAGGAGGAGGTGTGCAGCCACCGAATGTCCTTCTCCGGTATCATCCGGCGGGTGCGCCTGGTGGCCACCaaggcgtcgccgccgccgggggTCTCGCCTCTGTGCTCGTCctcgtcttcgtcctcgtcgtcgacgCCGTCCTGCGGCAACGCGAACGGGTTCTTCAGGGCAGCGGCGACGCCGGCGCTGAAGCGGAGCAGCAGCGCCGGGTCGGAGGAGGGCGCCATCCAGGGCGCCATCGCGCACTGCAAGCGGTCTCACCTGCTACAGCAGGGGATGATGGTCTCCGCGAGGAGGAGCGTGAGCGACGTGGTGTTCTACTCGGTGACGAATACTCCCAGGGCCTcctccgtcgccgccggcgaggcggCGCAGGAGAGGCAGGAGATGTGCAGGGGGTGA
- the LOC133883927 gene encoding G-type lectin S-receptor-like serine/threonine-protein kinase At2g19130, whose protein sequence is MPPPLRILLLGLGGLLLSSLHTPSSCAAANDDTLMAGQALAVGDKIISTNRKFALGFFQPEPTGIISKSSANATTFSSPGWYLGIWFNKIPVFTTVWVANREKPIADPELKLTQLKISRDGNLVIILNNTSIESIIWSTHIIVNRTTQTSTNTTSAVLMNNGNLALLAESPSSNVLLWQSFDYPADVALPGAKLGWNKITGLNHQYISKKSLIDPGLGSYSVELDTDGVLRLRRRYPPSVVYWTWSAGKLLVRVLKSLLDMDPRTKGLFNPSYVDSNEEEYFTYTLLDESSSTFLSIDISGQIKLNVWSQARQSWETIYAEPDVPCLVYATCGPFTVCNDNSSPFCDCMESFSRKSPWDWELGDRTGGCVRNTPLDCTASKKNTSSTDMFHPIARVTLPPDPQTIEGATTQNKCAAACLNDCSCTAYSYNNNNICSVWHGELLDVNLNDGTDITSEDVLYLRLAAKDLQSLREDNKRKPNVGVIVAATSIISFGLLMLMLLMVWRNKFKWCGVPLHGSHGSGGGIIAFRYTDLGHATKNFSEILGAGGFGSVFKGVLSDSTAIAVKSLDGARQGEKQFRAEVSSIGLIQHINLVKLIGFCCEGDKRLLVYEHMLNGSLDAHLFQSSSTVLTWITRYRIAIGVAKGLSYLHQSCRECIIHCDIKPENILLDASFVPKIADFGMAEVVGRDFSRVLTSFRGTIGYLAPEWLSGVAITPKVDVYSFGMVLLEIISGRRNSHEMYTSSSYHVAYFPVRAINKLHERDVLSLVDPQLHGDFIMEEAERVCKVACWCIQDNECDRPTMGEVVQVLEGLQELDMPPMPRLLAAITECSDVA, encoded by the coding sequence ATGCCTCCTCCCCTCCGCATATTACTACTCGGACTCGGTGGGCTTCTCCTCTCTTCCCTGCACACTCCTTCAAGTTGCGCCGCTGCAAACGATGACACTCTCATGGCAGGCCAAGCCCTCGCCGTCGGTGACAAGATCATCTCAACGAACCGCAAGTTCGCACTCGGCTTCTTCCAGCCAGAGCCAACAGGCATCATCAGTAAGTCCAGCGCCAACGCCACCACCTTCTCCTCCCCCGGCTGGTACCTTGGCATATGGTTCAATAAGATCCCAGTTTTTACTACTGTCTGGGTTGCCAATAGGGAGAAGCCCATCGCTGACCCCGAGCTCAAGCTAACACAGCTCAAAATCTCAAGAGATGGCAACCTTGTCATCATCTTAAACAATACCAGTATTGAATCCATAATCTGGTCCACTCACATTATTGTCAACAGGACGACACAAACCAGCACAAACACGACAAGTGCTGTGCTCATGAACAATGGAAACCTAGCTCTTCTAGCAGAAAGCCCATCTAGTAATGTTCTGTTGTGGCAGAGCTTTGACTACCCTGCAGATGTTGCGCTTCCGGGCGCCAAGTTAGGCTGGAATAAGATCACTGGTTTGAATCATCAGTACATCTCGAAGAAGAGCCTGATTGATCCAGGTCTTGGCTCATACAGTGTTGAACTAGACACCGACGGGGTGCTGCGCCTCAGGCGCCGCTACCCCCCCTCTGTAGTGTATTGGACTTGGTCAGCCGGAAAATTACTTGTACGAGTACTCAAGTCTCTGCTAGACATGGATCCACGGACCAAAGGTTTGTTTAACCCCTCATATGTTGATAGCAATGAAGAGGAGTACTTCACGTACACCTTATTGGATGAATCATCTTCCACATTCCTCTCCATAGACATTTCGGGTCAGATTAAGCTGAATGTATGGTCACAAGCCAGACAATCTTGGGAAACCATATATGCCGAACCTGATGTTCCCTGCCTTGTGTATGCTACCTGTGGACCCTTCACGGTTTGCAACGACAATTCAAGTCCATTCTGTGACTGTATGGAGAGCTTCTCTCGGAAGTCACCTTGGGATTGGGAGCTTGGTGATCGAACTGGAGGGtgtgtcagaaatactccgttAGATTGCACAGCTAGTAAGAAAAACACAAGTTCAACAGACATGTTCCACCCCATAGCTCGTGTCACATTGCCCCCTGACCCCCAAACCATAGAAGGTGCTACCACTCAGAACAAATGCGCTGCAGCGTGTCTCAATGACTGCTCCTGCACTGCTTATTCCTATAATAACAACAACATATGCTCAGTCTGGCATGGGGAATTGCTTGATGTAAACTTGAATGATGGCACTGATATTACTTCTGAAGATGTTCTTTACCTTCGCCTTGCTGCCAAAGATTTGCAAAGTCTGAgagaagacaacaaaagaaaaccaaATGTTGGAGTTATTGTTGCTGCTACAAGCATTATTAGTTTTGGGTTACTAATGCTCATGTTGTTAATGGTTTGGAGGAACAAATTCAAGTGGTGCGGTGTGCCATTACACGGCAGTCATGGTAGTGGTGGTGGAATTATAGCATTTAGATACACTGATTTAGGCCATGCTACCAAAAATTTCTCGGAAATACTAGGAGCAGGTGGTTTTGGTTCTGTATTCAAGGGAGTGTTAAGTGACTCAACTGCTATAGCAGTGAAAAGTCTTGATGGTGCACGTCAGGGAGAGAAGCAATTTAGGGCTGAGGTGAGCTCAATTGGATTGATCCAACATATCAACCTAGTCAAATTGATTGGTTTCTGTTGTGAAGGTGATAAGAGGCTACTTGTGTACGAACACATGTTAAATGGGTCTCTGGATGCACACCTATTTCAGAGCAGTTCTACTGTCCTAACTTGGATCACCAGGTATCGAATAGCCATAGGAGTTGCTAAAGGATTATCCTACTTGCATCAGAGTTGCCGCGAATGCATCATACACTGTGATATTAAGCCAGAAAACATACTTCTCGATGCATCATTTGTTCCTAAAATTGCAGATTTTGGAATGGCAGAGGTTGTAGGAAGGGACTTTAGCCGAGTTCTAACATCATTCAGAGGAACTATAGGGTATCTTGCCCCAGAGTGGCTTAGCGGAGTTGCTATTACACCAAAAGTTGATGTTTATAGCTTCGGTATGGTACTGTTAGAAATCATATCAGGAAGGAGGAATTCACATGAAATGTACACTAGCAGCAGTTATCATGTTGCTTATTTCCCTGTGCGAGCCATCAACAAGCTTCATGAGAGAGATGTGCTGAGTTTGGTTGATCCACAATTGCATGGTGACTTCATTATGGAAGAGGCTGAAAGGGTTTGCAAAGTTGCATGTTGGTGCATCCAAGATAATGAGTGTGATCGGCCAACAATGGGTGAAGTGGTCCAGGTTCTTGAGGGTCTACAAGAGCTTGATATGCCCCCGATGCCAAGACTACTTGCAGCTATAACGGAATGCTCTGATGTGGCTTGA
- the LOC133884600 gene encoding G-type lectin S-receptor-like serine/threonine-protein kinase At2g19130 yields the protein MPPLSCILLLAQGLLLFSSLHTPSCSAATKGDTLMAGQVLAVGDKLVSRNGKFALGFFQPEPTGIISKPTVNTATTSSSPGWYLGIWFNKIPVFTTVWVANREKPIADPELKLTQLKISRDGNLVIILNNASTESIIWSTTIVNRTTQTSTNATSVVLMNTGNLALIAESPSSNILLWQSFDYPVDVGLPGAKLGWNKVTGLNRQYISKKSLIDPGLGSYSIELDTDGVVLLRRHYPPSVVYWSWSAGKLSYELIPVLKSLLNMKPQTKGLFNPLYVENNEEKYFTYTLLNESSSTFVSIDISGQIKLNVWSQVRQSWETIYAEPEVPCLVSATCGPFTICNDKSSPFCDCMESFSQKSPRDWELGDRTGGCVRNTPLDCTASKKNTSSTDMFHPIARVTLPLDSQTIGGATTQNKCAEACLNDCSCTAYSYNNSICSVWHGKLLNVNLNDVTDITAEDVLYLRLSAKDLQSLREDNKRKPNVGVIVATASITSFGLLMLILLLMVWRNKFKWFGVPLHGTHGSGGIVALRYTDLCHATKNFSEKLGGGGFGSVFKGVLSDSTSIAVKRLDGARQGEKQFRAEVSSIGLIQHINLVKLIGFCCEGDKRLLVYEHMLNGSLDAHLFQSSSTVLTWITRYRIAIGVAKGLSYLHQSCRECIIHCDIKPQNILLDASFVPKIADFGMATIVGRDFSRVLTTFRGTAGYLAPEWLSGVAITPKVDVYSFGMVLLEIISGTRNSHEVYTSSSCHVAYFPVQAINKLHEGDVQSLVDPQLHGDFNLEEAVRICKVACWCIQDNESDRPTMGEVVQVLEGLQELDMPPMPRLLAAITKCSDVA from the coding sequence ATGCCTCCCTTGAGCTGCATACTATTACTCGCGCAGGggcttcttctcttctcttccctGCACACTCCCTCATGTTCCGCCGCCACAAAAGGTGACACTCTCATGGCAGGCCAAGTGCTCGCTGTCGGTGACAAGCTCGTCTCAAGGAACGGCAAGTTTGCGCTCGGCTTCTTCCAGCCAGAGCCAACAGGCATCATCAGTAAGCCCACCGTCAACACCGCcacaacctcctcctcccccggcTGGTACCTTGGCATATGGTTCAATAAGATCCCTGTTTTTACTACTGTCTGGGTTGCCAATAGGGAGAAGCCCATCGCTGATCCCGAGCTCAAGCTAACACAGCTCAAAATCTCAAGAGATGGCAACCTTGTCATCATCTTAAACAATGCCAGTACTGAATCCATAATCTGGTCCACTACTATTGTCAATAGGACGACACAAACCAGCACAAACGCGACTAGTGTTGTGCTCATGAACACTGGAAACCTAGCCCTTATAGCAGAAAGCCCATCTAGTAATATTCTGTTATGGCAGAGCTTTGACTACCCTGTAGATGTTGGGCTTCCGGGCGCCAAGTTAGGCTGGAATAAGGTCACTGGTTTGAATCGTCAGTACATCTCAAAGAAGAGCTTGATTGATCCGGGTCTTGGCTCGTACAGCATTGAACTAGACACCGACGGGGTGGTGCTCCTCAGGCGCCACTACCCCCCCTCTGTAGTGTATTGGTCTTGGTCAGCCGGAAAATTATCGTATGAACTTATACCAGTACTCAAGTCTCTGCTAAACATGAAACCACAGACCAAAGGTTTGTTTAACCCCTTATATGTCGAGAACAATGAAGAAAAGTACTTCACGTACACCTTATTGAATGAATCATCCTCCACATTTGTCTCCATAGACATCTCTGGTCAGATCAAGCTGAATGTTTGGTCACAAGTCAGACAGTCTTGGGAAACCATATATGCCGAACCTGAAGTTCCTTGCCTGGTGTCTGCTACCTGTGGACCCTTCACGATTTGCAATGATAAGTCGAGCCCATTCTGTGACTGTATGGAAAGCTTCTCTCAGAAGTCACCTCGGGATTGGGAGCTTGGTGATCGAACCGGAGGGTGCGTCAGAAATACTCCGTTAGATTGCACAGCTAGTAAGAAAAACACAAGTTCAACAGACATGTTCCACCCCATAGCTCGTGTCACATTGCCCCTTGACTCCCAAACCATTGGAGGTGCTACCACTCAGAACAAATGTGCAGAAGCGTGTCTCAATGACTGCTCCTGCACTGCTTATTCCTATAATAACAGCATATGCTCAGTCTGGCATGGGAAATTGCTTAATGTAAACCTGAATGATGTTACTGATATTACTGCTGAAGATGTTCTTTACCTTCGCCTTTCCGCCAAAGATTTGCAAAGTTTGAgagaagacaacaaaagaaaaccaaATGTTGGAGTTATTGTCGCTACTGCAAGCATTACTAGTTTTGGGTTACTAATGCTCATATTGTTGTTAATGGTTTGGAGGAACAAATTCAAGTGGTTTGGTGTGCCATTACACGGCACTCACGGTAGTGGTGGAATTGTAGCCTTGAGATACACCGATTTATGTCATGCTACTAAAAATTTCTCAGAGAAGCTGGGAGGAGGTGGCTTTGGTTCTGTATTCAAGGGAGTGTTAAGTGATTCGACTTCTATAGCAGTGAAAAGGCTTGATGGTGCCCGTCAGGGAGAGAAACAATTCAGGGCTGAGGTGAGCTCAATTGGATTGATCCAACATATCAACCTAGTCAAATTGATTGGTTTCTGTTGTGAAGGTGATAAGAGGCTACTTGTGTATGAACACATGTTAAATGGGTCTCTGGATGCACACCTATTTCAGAGCAGTTCTACTGTCCTAACTTGGATCACCAGGTATCGAATAGCCATAGGAGTTGCTAAAGGATTATCCTACTTGCATCAGAGTTGCCGCGAATGCATCATACACTGTGATATTAAGCCACAAAACATACTTCTCGATGCATCATTTGTTCCTAAAATTGCAGACTTTGGGATGGCAACGATTGTAGGACGGGATTTTAGTCGAGTTCTAACTACATTTAGAGGAACTGCAGGGTATCTTGCCCCAGAATGGCTTAGCGGAGTTGCTATTACACCAAAAGTTGATGTTTACAGTTTTGGTATGGTATTGTTGGAAATCATATCAGGAACGAGGAATTCACATGAAGTATACACTAGCAGCAGTTGTCATGTTGCTTATTTCCCTGTGCAAGCCATCAACAAGCTTCATGAGGGAGATGTGCAGAGTTTGGTGGATCCACAGTTACATGGTGACTTCAATTTGGAAGAGGCAGTTAGGATTTGCAAAGTTGCATGTTGGTGCATCCAAGATAATGAGTCTGATCGGCCGACAATGGGTGAAGTGGTCCAGGTTCTTGAGGGTCTACAGGAGCTTGATATGCCCCCAATGCCAAGACTACTTGCAGCTATAACGAAATGCTCTGATGTAGCTTGA